A section of the Primulina eburnea isolate SZY01 chromosome 1, ASM2296580v1, whole genome shotgun sequence genome encodes:
- the LOC140811278 gene encoding BURP domain protein USPL1-like, which translates to MASQIGSPVFLLYSLFSLKCCLQLSEAHVKIFPRHVPVDPMKAATDHGDGHLRLRAENPGLDPEMNVFFHHNDLVVGNRIPIYFPRKNPSASPRFLSREESLSIPFTTSQFPKLLEFFSFPSESKQAKAMKMTLHHCEAKPIKGETKICATSLESLLEFVQSVFGTGLKFKVLNTDYLNESISTLQNYTVHEDPSVIPASELVSCHRLPYPYAVFYCHAQVGDNVVYKALMEGDDGGRVEAAAICHMDTSEWDPKHAGFRVLKTRPGADPVCHFFPVDSLVFIPM; encoded by the exons ATGGCTTCCCAGATCGGTTCCCCCGTCTTCCTCCTGTATTCCCTGTTTTCGCTTAAg TGCTGTCTCCAGTTATCCGAAGCACACGTGAAGATTTTCCCCAGACATGTTCCTGTTGATCCCATGAAAGCTGCGACCGATCATGGAGATGGCCATCTTCGATTACGGGCTGAAAATCCAGGCCTGGATCCTGAGATGAACGTGTTTTTTCATCACAATGATCTCGTCGTCGGGAACAGGATACCCATCTATTTTCCCAGGAAAAACCCGTCTGCGTCTCCCCGTTTTCTTTCCAGGGAGGAATCCCTCTCCATCCCTTTCACCACATCCCAATTCCCCAAACTTCTCGAATTTTTCTCGTTCCCATCGGAATCCAAACAAGCCAAAGCCATGAAGATGACGCTTCACCACTGTGAAGCTAAGCCGATCAAAGGAGAGACCAAAATCTGCGCCACCTCTCTAGAATCCCTGTTGGAATTCGTTCAATCCGTGTTCGGGACCGGTTTGAAGTTCAAGGTATTGAATACCGATTACCTGAATGAATCGATCTCAACTTTGCAAAACTACACGGTCCATGAAGACCCGTCAGTGATTCCGGCTTCAGAACTGGTGTCATGCCACAGATTGCCGTACCCATACGCGGTTTTCTACTGCCATGCTCAGGTGGGAGACAACGTGGTTTACAAAGCCTTGATGGAAGGGGACGACGGCGGAAGAGTGGAAGCTGCGGCGATTTGCCATATGGATACCTCGGAGTGGGATCCCAAGCACGCCGGGTTTCGAGTTCTGAAAACTCGGCCGGGGGCGGATCCTGTGTGCCATTTCTTCCCGGTCGATAGTCTTGTATTTATTCCGATGTGA